One window of Lawsonibacter asaccharolyticus genomic DNA carries:
- a CDS encoding ABC-type antimicrobial peptide transport system — protein sequence MAERMEHLIELKNVYKIYQMGEETVHALDGVSLTIDQGEFVAIVGSSGSGKSTAMNIIGCLDVPTSGTYHLGGIDVSTMDDDQQAEIRNKMLGFIFQQYNLIPKLNVLENVELPLLYAGVDASERKERAMASLQRVGLADKCRNLPSQLSGGQQQRVSIARALAGSPSVILADEPTGALDSRTGREVLGFLKKLNREGDTVVLITHDNSIAVKADRIVRLQDGKIIYDGDAHDPRAVVRPEEMEQDEPAAGGFSDASPAEQEAGA from the coding sequence GTGGCTGAGCGTATGGAACACCTGATCGAATTAAAGAACGTCTACAAGATCTACCAGATGGGAGAGGAGACCGTCCATGCCTTGGACGGCGTCAGCCTGACCATCGACCAGGGGGAGTTCGTGGCCATCGTGGGCTCCTCCGGCTCGGGAAAGTCCACGGCCATGAATATCATCGGCTGTCTGGACGTGCCTACCTCAGGGACCTATCATCTGGGCGGGATCGACGTGTCTACCATGGACGACGACCAGCAGGCCGAGATCCGCAACAAAATGCTGGGCTTCATCTTCCAGCAGTATAACCTGATCCCCAAGCTGAACGTGCTGGAAAACGTGGAGCTCCCCCTGCTCTATGCCGGGGTGGACGCCTCGGAGCGGAAGGAGCGAGCCATGGCCTCCCTCCAGCGGGTAGGGCTGGCGGACAAGTGCAGGAACCTGCCCTCCCAGCTCTCCGGCGGCCAGCAGCAGCGGGTGTCCATCGCCCGGGCCCTGGCGGGCAGCCCGTCGGTCATCCTGGCTGACGAGCCCACCGGCGCACTGGACTCCCGCACCGGTCGGGAGGTGCTGGGCTTTCTGAAAAAGCTGAACCGGGAGGGGGACACTGTGGTCCTCATCACCCATGACAACTCCATCGCGGTGAAGGCGGACCGCATCGTCCGCCTCCAGGACGGAAAGATCATCTACGACGGCGATGCCCATGACCCCAGGGCCGTGGTGCGGCCCGAGGAGATGGAGCAGGACGAGCCGGCGGCAGGCGGATTTTCGGACGCCTCCCCGGCGGAACAGGAGGCGGGCGCATGA
- a CDS encoding peptide ABC transporter ATP-binding protein: MAYISLQHVGKRYQMGEITITAVDDISFEIEKGQFAVIVGPSGAGKTTVLNILGGMDACDSGAIRVDGQEISGYGARQLTTYRRYDIGFVFQFYNLVQNLTALENVELAAQICRDPLDAEEVLRHVGLGERLNNFPAQLSGGEQQRVAIARALAKNPKLLLCDEPTGALDYVTGKSILKLLQDTCRQQGMTVVVITHNSAIAPMADQVIHVKNGRVERIDHNDRPVPVETIEW, translated from the coding sequence ATGGCCTATATCTCCCTTCAGCATGTGGGGAAACGGTATCAGATGGGGGAGATCACCATCACCGCAGTGGACGACATCTCCTTTGAGATTGAGAAAGGACAGTTCGCCGTCATCGTGGGGCCCTCCGGCGCGGGCAAGACCACGGTGCTGAACATCCTGGGGGGGATGGACGCCTGTGACAGCGGGGCTATCAGGGTGGACGGCCAGGAGATCAGCGGCTATGGGGCCCGACAGCTCACCACATACCGCCGATATGACATCGGCTTCGTGTTCCAGTTCTACAACCTGGTGCAGAACCTGACGGCCCTGGAAAATGTAGAGCTGGCCGCCCAGATCTGCCGGGACCCCCTGGACGCGGAGGAGGTGCTGCGCCATGTGGGGCTGGGGGAGCGGCTGAACAACTTTCCTGCCCAGCTCTCCGGAGGGGAGCAGCAGCGGGTGGCCATTGCCCGGGCGCTGGCCAAAAACCCCAAGCTGCTGCTGTGCGACGAGCCCACGGGGGCACTGGACTATGTCACCGGCAAGTCTATCCTGAAGCTGCTCCAGGACACCTGCCGCCAGCAGGGCATGACGGTGGTGGTCATCACCCACAACAGCGCCATAGCCCCCATGGCAGACCAGGTGATCCACGTGAAGAACGGGCGGGTGGAGCGCATCGACCACAACGACCGCCCGGTTCCCGTGGAGACCATTGAGTGGTAA
- a CDS encoding aldoketo reductases → MKNKLLRNGVEMPEVGFGTWKAGETDGFAVLSEAIRAGYRHIDTASAYHTEEAVGRAVAASGVDRSEFFITTKAWKDQLGYDRTLAAFDASCQALGMDYLDLYLIHWPRPDAACEEWKELDRGSWRAMEELYRAGRVRAIGVSNFLPHHLENLLEVCTVPPMVDQIEFHPGYVQWETVEFCRASQILVEAWSPLGRQRLADDPLLAELAGKYGVSQAQICLRFALDCGVVPLPKSADAGRMRQNLALDFALEAEDLERLRTMPQTGWSGLHPDK, encoded by the coding sequence ATGAAAAACAAGCTACTGCGCAATGGTGTGGAGATGCCCGAAGTGGGCTTCGGGACCTGGAAGGCAGGGGAGACCGACGGCTTCGCGGTGCTCTCTGAGGCCATCCGGGCTGGCTACCGGCATATTGACACCGCCTCCGCCTACCACACAGAGGAGGCGGTGGGCAGGGCGGTGGCCGCTTCCGGGGTGGACCGGTCGGAGTTCTTCATCACCACTAAGGCGTGGAAGGACCAGCTGGGCTACGACAGGACCCTGGCCGCCTTTGACGCCTCATGCCAGGCGCTGGGGATGGACTATTTGGACCTGTACCTGATCCATTGGCCCAGGCCGGACGCCGCCTGCGAGGAGTGGAAGGAGCTGGACCGGGGGAGCTGGCGGGCCATGGAGGAGCTGTACCGGGCCGGCCGGGTCCGGGCCATCGGGGTGAGCAACTTCCTGCCTCACCACCTGGAGAACCTGCTGGAGGTGTGCACAGTGCCCCCCATGGTGGACCAGATCGAGTTTCATCCCGGCTATGTCCAGTGGGAGACGGTGGAGTTCTGCCGGGCCAGCCAGATCCTGGTGGAGGCATGGAGCCCTCTGGGCCGCCAGAGGCTGGCGGATGATCCCCTGCTGGCGGAGCTGGCCGGGAAATACGGGGTCTCCCAGGCCCAGATCTGCCTGCGCTTCGCCCTGGACTGCGGCGTGGTTCCCCTGCCCAAGTCGGCCGACGCTGGACGGATGCGCCAGAACCTGGCGCTGGACTTTGCCCTGGAGGCGGAGGACTTGGAGCGGCTGCGGACCATGCCCCAGACAGGCTGGTCCGGCCTGCACCCGGACAAGTGA
- a CDS encoding methylthioribose-1-phosphate isomerase: MEETRWKEKNQYLGLTEDGRRVRLLDQSQLPNREVWLELEEPEELAEAIRTLRVRGAPAIGVFAAYALYVLARRLADRAPVEAAFRTRLREWAAGLAATRPTAVNLRWALERMLARADRTAGPPEQIVQVLERECRAIHREDGEMCRRIAEHGLTLVGEGDGILTHCNAGALAASRYGTALGPILLGQERGKKLRVFADETRPLLQGARLTAWELARAGVEVTLICDNMASMVMKNGWVQACFVGCDRVAANGDTANKIGTSGLAVLARYYNVPFYVLGPTSTIDLDCPTGADIPIEERDGEEIRSLWYREPMAPAEVRCWDPAFDVTDHSLISAIVTEGGICRPPFGESLRELVSREKGDAP; encoded by the coding sequence ATGGAGGAGACCCGCTGGAAGGAGAAAAACCAATATCTTGGGCTGACGGAGGACGGCCGCCGGGTGAGGCTGCTGGACCAGAGCCAGCTTCCCAACCGGGAGGTCTGGCTGGAACTGGAAGAGCCGGAAGAGCTGGCGGAGGCTATCCGCACCCTGCGGGTGCGGGGCGCCCCAGCCATCGGCGTCTTTGCGGCGTATGCCCTGTATGTGCTGGCCCGAAGGCTGGCGGACCGGGCGCCGGTGGAGGCGGCGTTCCGCACCCGGCTGCGGGAGTGGGCTGCCGGCCTGGCGGCCACCCGGCCCACGGCGGTGAACCTGCGCTGGGCGCTGGAGCGGATGCTGGCCCGGGCGGACCGGACGGCAGGGCCGCCGGAGCAGATCGTCCAGGTGCTGGAGCGGGAGTGCCGGGCCATCCACCGGGAGGATGGGGAGATGTGCCGCCGGATTGCGGAGCACGGTCTGACCCTGGTAGGGGAGGGGGACGGCATCCTGACCCACTGCAACGCCGGGGCGCTGGCCGCCTCCCGGTACGGCACCGCCCTGGGTCCCATCCTGCTGGGGCAGGAGAGGGGGAAAAAGCTGAGGGTCTTTGCCGACGAGACCCGGCCCCTGCTCCAGGGGGCCCGGCTCACCGCCTGGGAGCTGGCCCGGGCCGGGGTGGAGGTCACCCTGATCTGTGACAACATGGCCTCCATGGTGATGAAGAACGGCTGGGTCCAGGCCTGCTTCGTAGGCTGCGACCGGGTGGCGGCCAACGGGGACACTGCCAACAAGATCGGTACCAGCGGCCTGGCGGTCCTGGCCCGGTACTACAATGTCCCCTTCTATGTGCTGGGCCCTACCTCCACTATCGACTTGGACTGTCCCACCGGAGCGGACATCCCCATCGAGGAGCGGGACGGGGAAGAGATCCGCTCCCTCTGGTACCGGGAGCCCATGGCGCCAGCGGAGGTGAGGTGCTGGGACCCCGCCTTCGACGTCACCGACCACAGCCTGATCTCTGCCATCGTCACGGAGGGAGGCATCTGCCGTCCCCCCTTCGGGGAGAGCCTGCGGGAGCTGGTTTCCCGGGAAAAGGGGGATGCGCCGTGA
- a CDS encoding DNA-binding helix-turn-helix protein — translation MEELGYALRLARERRGLTQTQVMNLTGINNKTLSGYENNIAEPDLQTLTTLLRLYRVSADRLLHLPVSAQELPADEVRLLTLYRAFPEEQRQQLMLVLETLSRSAPKPKPAPKPRQP, via the coding sequence ATGGAAGAACTCGGATACGCCCTGCGGCTGGCGCGGGAGCGCAGGGGCTTGACCCAGACCCAGGTGATGAACCTCACCGGCATCAACAACAAAACGCTCTCCGGCTATGAGAACAACATCGCGGAGCCGGACCTTCAGACCCTGACCACCCTGCTGCGGCTCTACCGGGTGTCGGCGGACCGGCTGCTCCACCTGCCCGTCTCCGCTCAGGAGCTCCCCGCCGATGAGGTCAGGCTCCTTACCCTGTACCGTGCCTTTCCAGAGGAGCAGCGGCAGCAGCTGATGCTGGTGCTGGAGACCCTGTCCAGATCCGCTCCTAAGCCCAAGCCCGCCCCTAAGCCCAGGCAGCCGTGA
- a CDS encoding transcriptional regulator LysR family yields MNLNQLYYLQAIAQARGLTRAADALYVTQSNLSHSMAALEEELGIPLLYKNGRDTLLTPYGQEFLAYAERAIQEIEEGKRVAQSRCSPTRGQVRLGFISAVSATLIPWCVSHFYQNPDNQGITFTFDEKPTRRIAADFTHHALDIGFGTRFDDSSFEFCPVVPEELVAVVPAGHPLAQQEQVTLEQLSRERLVIYNQASPTRNLVLSMFRQQDLQPDVAFEVATDHMLASFVSQGLGVGIMPRMFGLRLYSVRPLYIADTETHRMLYMFRPKDRRVLPAVQRFWDFVLEVCAQYQSDE; encoded by the coding sequence ATGAATCTGAATCAACTCTACTATCTCCAGGCCATCGCCCAGGCCAGGGGCCTCACCCGGGCCGCCGACGCCCTCTATGTCACTCAGTCCAACCTGAGCCACTCCATGGCCGCACTGGAGGAGGAGCTGGGCATCCCCCTTCTCTACAAAAACGGGCGGGATACCCTGCTCACTCCGTACGGGCAGGAGTTCCTCGCCTACGCCGAGCGGGCCATCCAGGAGATCGAGGAGGGGAAGCGGGTGGCCCAGTCCCGGTGCAGCCCCACCCGGGGCCAGGTACGGCTGGGCTTCATCAGCGCTGTCAGCGCCACTCTGATCCCCTGGTGCGTCAGTCACTTCTACCAGAACCCGGACAACCAGGGTATTACTTTTACCTTTGACGAGAAACCCACCCGGCGCATCGCCGCCGATTTCACCCACCACGCCCTGGACATCGGCTTCGGCACCCGGTTCGACGACAGCTCATTTGAGTTCTGCCCCGTGGTGCCCGAGGAGCTGGTGGCCGTGGTCCCCGCCGGACATCCCCTGGCCCAGCAGGAGCAGGTGACGCTGGAGCAGTTGAGCCGGGAGCGGCTGGTGATCTACAACCAGGCCAGCCCCACCCGCAATCTGGTGCTGTCCATGTTTCGTCAGCAGGATCTCCAGCCAGATGTCGCTTTCGAGGTGGCCACCGACCACATGTTAGCCAGCTTTGTCTCCCAGGGACTAGGGGTGGGCATCATGCCCCGCATGTTCGGCCTCCGGCTCTACTCTGTCCGTCCCCTCTACATCGCGGACACTGAGACCCACCGCATGCTCTATATGTTCCGCCCCAAGGACCGCAGGGTCCTGCCCGCGGTCCAGCGGTTCTGGGACTTTGTGCTGGAGGTCTGCGCCCAGTACCAGTCTGACGAATAG
- a CDS encoding xanthine phosphoribosyltransferase — protein sequence MGQAMELLKERIRRDGKVKGTDVLKVDSFLNHQMDIKLFAEIGREFKRRFADCQINKILTIEASGIGIACITAQYFDCPVIFAKKSQTKNIAGEVYTAKVESFTHGRVYDIIVAKEFLGHGDRVLIIDDFLANGAALMGLSKLVEDAGATLVGAGIVIEKAFQPGGDMIRARGIRLESLARVKSMNEETGVEFVD from the coding sequence ATGGGACAAGCTATGGAGCTTTTGAAAGAGCGTATCCGCCGGGACGGCAAGGTAAAGGGGACCGACGTGCTGAAGGTGGACAGCTTCCTGAACCACCAGATGGACATCAAGCTCTTCGCCGAGATCGGCAGGGAGTTTAAGCGCCGCTTCGCGGACTGCCAGATCAACAAGATCCTCACCATCGAGGCTTCCGGCATCGGCATCGCCTGCATCACGGCCCAATACTTCGACTGCCCGGTGATCTTCGCCAAGAAAAGCCAGACCAAGAACATCGCCGGCGAGGTCTACACCGCCAAGGTGGAGTCCTTCACCCACGGCCGGGTCTATGACATCATCGTGGCCAAGGAGTTCCTGGGCCACGGCGACCGGGTGCTCATCATCGATGACTTTCTGGCCAACGGCGCCGCCCTGATGGGCCTGTCCAAGCTGGTGGAGGACGCCGGCGCCACTCTGGTAGGGGCCGGCATCGTCATCGAGAAAGCCTTCCAGCCCGGCGGCGACATGATCCGCGCCCGAGGCATCCGGCTGGAGTCCCTGGCCCGCGTCAAGTCCATGAATGAGGAGACCGGCGTGGAGTTCGTGGACTGA
- a CDS encoding ATP-dependent metalloprotease FtsH — MKEVKQPSKKPLVYYYLVALLILMVLNLTLFPAMLETPVQDVTYDQFMSMTYEQNVGQVQIEGDEITFTDKTNEKVYRTTATNDPDRTQRLYENGAQFQEIDTQPGLLTSILVGWVLPLLPFLLIGWFINRRMKKSMGGDGMMFGMGGGSNAKMYVPSSTGIRFADVAGEDEAKELLSEIVDFLHDPEKYRQIGAKLPKGALLVGPPGTGKTLLAKAVAGEANVPFFSIAGSEFVEMFVGRGAAKVRDLFKQANDKAPCIVFIDEIDTIGKKRDGQIGGNDEREQTLNQLLTEMDGFDGSKGVVVLAATNRPDSLDPALLRPGRFDRRIPVELPDLQGRIDILKVHAKQIRLAEDVDFEPIAKTAAGASGAELANIVNEAALRAVRAGRPYATQEDLQESVEVVIAGYQKKSRVLSDQEKKIVAYHETGHALVAALQTHSAPVQKITIIPRTSGALGYTLQVDDGDHFLMSKDELLNKIATYTGGRAAEELVFHSITTGASNDIEQATKLARSMISRFGMSDEFGFVAFETVSNQYLGGDAALACSPETQARIDRKVTEMVDTQYQKAMDLLKTNEEKLHQLAQYLYEHETITGREFMEILEGQREV; from the coding sequence ATGAAAGAAGTGAAGCAGCCCTCTAAAAAGCCTCTGGTCTATTACTACCTGGTGGCTCTGCTCATTCTGATGGTGCTGAACTTGACCCTGTTCCCCGCCATGCTGGAGACCCCGGTCCAGGATGTGACTTACGATCAGTTCATGTCCATGACCTATGAGCAGAATGTGGGCCAGGTCCAAATCGAGGGGGATGAGATCACCTTTACCGACAAGACCAACGAGAAGGTCTACCGCACCACCGCCACCAACGACCCTGACCGGACCCAGCGCCTCTATGAGAATGGGGCCCAGTTCCAGGAGATCGACACCCAGCCCGGCCTGCTCACCTCCATCCTGGTGGGCTGGGTCCTGCCCCTGCTCCCCTTCCTGCTCATCGGCTGGTTCATCAACAGACGGATGAAAAAATCCATGGGCGGCGACGGCATGATGTTCGGCATGGGCGGCGGCTCTAATGCCAAGATGTATGTCCCCTCATCCACTGGAATCCGCTTTGCCGACGTGGCCGGCGAGGACGAGGCCAAGGAACTGCTCAGCGAGATCGTGGACTTCCTCCACGACCCGGAGAAGTACCGCCAGATCGGCGCCAAGCTGCCCAAAGGCGCCCTGCTGGTAGGCCCTCCGGGCACCGGCAAGACCCTGCTGGCCAAGGCGGTAGCCGGCGAGGCCAACGTGCCCTTCTTCTCCATTGCCGGCAGCGAGTTCGTGGAGATGTTCGTGGGCCGGGGTGCCGCCAAGGTGCGGGACCTGTTCAAGCAGGCCAATGACAAGGCCCCCTGCATCGTGTTCATCGACGAGATCGACACCATCGGCAAGAAGCGGGACGGCCAGATCGGCGGCAATGACGAGCGGGAGCAGACCCTGAACCAGCTGCTCACCGAGATGGACGGCTTTGACGGCTCCAAGGGCGTGGTGGTGCTGGCCGCCACCAACCGCCCAGACAGCCTGGACCCCGCCCTGCTGCGCCCCGGCCGGTTCGACCGGCGCATCCCGGTGGAGCTGCCCGACCTTCAGGGCCGCATCGATATCCTGAAGGTCCACGCCAAGCAGATCCGTCTGGCGGAGGACGTGGACTTCGAACCCATTGCCAAGACCGCTGCCGGGGCCTCCGGCGCAGAGCTGGCCAACATCGTCAACGAGGCCGCTCTGAGGGCGGTGCGGGCAGGCCGCCCCTACGCCACTCAGGAGGACTTGCAGGAGAGTGTGGAGGTGGTCATCGCAGGATACCAGAAGAAGAGCCGGGTGCTCTCCGACCAGGAGAAGAAGATCGTGGCCTACCACGAGACGGGCCACGCCCTGGTAGCCGCCCTCCAGACCCACTCCGCCCCGGTGCAGAAGATCACCATCATCCCCCGCACCTCCGGCGCGCTGGGCTATACCCTCCAGGTGGACGACGGCGACCATTTCCTCATGTCTAAGGATGAGCTGCTGAACAAGATCGCCACCTATACCGGCGGCCGGGCCGCCGAAGAGCTGGTCTTCCACTCCATCACCACCGGGGCCTCCAACGACATCGAGCAGGCCACCAAGCTGGCCCGGTCCATGATCTCCCGCTTCGGTATGAGCGACGAGTTCGGCTTCGTGGCCTTTGAGACGGTGAGCAACCAGTACCTGGGCGGGGATGCTGCCCTGGCCTGCTCCCCAGAGACCCAGGCCCGCATCGACCGGAAGGTGACGGAGATGGTGGACACCCAGTACCAGAAGGCCATGGACCTGCTGAAAACCAACGAGGAAAAGCTCCACCAGCTGGCCCAGTACCTCTATGAGCACGAGACCATTACCGGGCGGGAGTTCATGGAGATCCTAGAGGGACAGCGGGAGGTCTGA
- a CDS encoding ferrous iron transporter B, which produces MSEHSGSGERTLYDLTPGESGMILSVGNQSGAVKRRLVDMGLTPGTVVKVTKIAPLGDPLEVSLRGYEMSLRRADAAQIRMGQPRRTERGGTARGAMTRHVTDPETARRQLRDHEHELQEHGGSYDPTAHDTRPMRVALAGNPNCGKTTLFNALTGSNQYVGNWPGVTVEKKEGTARLGDKTLTIVDLPGIYSLSPYSMEEIVARDFIIGEAPDCIIDIVDATNLERNLYLTVQLLELERPTVLALNFMDEVAKRGDQIDVERLSKELGIPVVPITARTGEGLEELLHTAHRQMHLGCTVEPDDLYDAFTHDIHHRMGELLHDYAYAAGLPAHWASIKLLEGDELVERALALPEPVQEQLDRVVAEYESASDLGDRETLVADSRYQYIERVVAASVTKGQKPGELTLSEKVDKVVTGKYLALPLFLCAMLVMFVITFGPFGSWLSNLVAAGIDTCSAALEETLLGAGVSQVLVSLICEGIIAGVGGVLSFLPQIALLFFFLSFLEDIGYMSRAAFIMDRLLRRFGLSGKAFIPMLMGFGCSVPAIMGARTMENEKDRRMTILLVPFMSCSAKLPVYGLLSSAFFGPWAGLVVFGLYVIGMAAGILSGLLFKHTLFAGEPAPFVLELPPYRLPSLHNMLTHVWQKVKGFLIKAGTLILLMSILLWLLQSFDFSLHMVENEADSMLGALGSVIAPIFKPLGFGFWQAAVALLTGLIAKEMVVSSLSMFYAFPLTATGAQVAAAMTGFTPLSAFSMLVFILLYVPCVAAVSTLAKEMNSTKWTLFSIGWQLGVAYVASLLVYQVGSLFL; this is translated from the coding sequence GTGTCAGAACACAGTGGATCGGGGGAGCGGACCCTGTATGACCTGACCCCCGGAGAGAGCGGGATGATCCTGTCGGTGGGCAACCAGTCCGGGGCGGTGAAGCGCCGCCTGGTGGACATGGGGCTGACTCCCGGGACTGTGGTGAAGGTGACCAAGATCGCCCCTCTGGGCGACCCCCTGGAAGTGAGCCTGCGGGGGTATGAGATGTCCCTGCGCCGGGCGGACGCGGCCCAGATCCGGATGGGACAGCCCAGGAGGACGGAGCGGGGCGGGACCGCCCGGGGTGCCATGACCCGGCACGTGACCGACCCGGAGACCGCCCGCCGCCAATTGCGGGACCACGAGCACGAGCTCCAGGAGCACGGGGGGAGCTATGACCCCACTGCCCACGACACCCGGCCCATGCGGGTGGCTTTGGCGGGCAACCCCAACTGCGGCAAGACCACCCTCTTCAACGCCTTGACCGGCTCGAACCAGTATGTGGGCAACTGGCCCGGAGTGACGGTGGAGAAGAAGGAGGGCACCGCCCGTCTGGGCGACAAGACCCTGACCATCGTGGACCTGCCGGGCATCTACTCCCTGTCTCCCTACTCCATGGAGGAGATCGTCGCCCGGGATTTCATCATCGGGGAGGCCCCTGACTGCATCATCGACATCGTGGATGCCACCAACCTGGAGCGCAACCTGTACCTTACCGTCCAGCTGCTGGAGCTGGAGCGGCCCACGGTGCTGGCCCTGAACTTTATGGACGAGGTGGCCAAACGGGGGGACCAGATTGATGTGGAGCGGCTGTCCAAGGAGCTGGGCATCCCAGTGGTCCCCATCACCGCCCGCACCGGGGAGGGGCTGGAGGAACTGCTCCACACCGCCCACCGGCAGATGCACCTGGGCTGCACCGTAGAGCCCGACGACCTGTATGACGCCTTTACCCACGACATCCACCACCGGATGGGGGAGCTGCTCCACGACTACGCCTATGCCGCCGGCCTGCCCGCCCACTGGGCCTCCATCAAGCTGCTGGAGGGGGACGAGCTGGTGGAGCGGGCACTGGCCCTGCCTGAGCCGGTGCAGGAGCAGCTGGACCGGGTGGTGGCGGAATACGAAAGCGCCAGTGACCTGGGTGACCGGGAGACCCTGGTGGCGGACAGCCGCTACCAGTACATCGAGCGGGTGGTAGCCGCCTCGGTGACCAAGGGGCAGAAGCCGGGGGAGCTGACCCTCAGCGAGAAGGTGGACAAGGTGGTGACGGGGAAATATCTGGCCCTGCCCCTGTTCCTGTGCGCCATGCTGGTGATGTTCGTCATCACCTTCGGCCCCTTCGGCTCCTGGCTGTCCAATCTGGTGGCGGCGGGCATCGACACATGCTCCGCCGCGCTGGAGGAGACTCTGCTGGGGGCGGGGGTGTCCCAGGTACTGGTGAGCCTGATCTGTGAGGGCATCATTGCCGGCGTGGGGGGCGTGCTCTCCTTCCTGCCCCAGATCGCTCTGCTGTTCTTCTTCCTGTCCTTTTTGGAGGACATCGGCTATATGTCCCGGGCGGCCTTCATCATGGACCGCCTGCTGCGGCGCTTCGGCCTGAGCGGGAAGGCGTTCATTCCCATGCTCATGGGCTTCGGCTGCTCGGTGCCCGCCATCATGGGTGCCCGGACCATGGAGAACGAGAAGGACCGGCGGATGACCATCCTGCTGGTGCCCTTTATGAGCTGCTCCGCCAAGCTGCCGGTGTACGGGCTGCTCTCCTCGGCTTTCTTTGGACCCTGGGCCGGGCTGGTGGTCTTCGGCCTGTATGTCATCGGCATGGCGGCGGGCATCCTGTCCGGCCTGCTGTTCAAGCATACCCTCTTCGCCGGGGAGCCCGCCCCCTTTGTGCTGGAGCTGCCCCCTTACCGCCTGCCCTCCCTGCACAACATGCTCACCCATGTGTGGCAGAAGGTGAAGGGCTTCCTCATCAAGGCGGGCACCCTGATCCTGCTGATGAGCATCCTGCTCTGGCTGCTCCAGTCCTTTGACTTCTCCCTGCATATGGTGGAGAACGAGGCGGACAGCATGCTGGGTGCCCTGGGCAGCGTCATCGCCCCCATTTTCAAGCCCCTGGGCTTCGGCTTCTGGCAGGCGGCGGTGGCTCTGCTCACCGGCCTGATCGCCAAGGAGATGGTGGTCAGCTCCCTGTCCATGTTCTACGCTTTCCCGCTCACTGCCACCGGCGCCCAGGTGGCGGCGGCCATGACGGGGTTCACCCCCCTGTCTGCCTTCTCTATGCTGGTGTTCATCCTGCTGTACGTCCCCTGCGTGGCGGCGGTGTCTACGCTGGCCAAGGAGATGAACAGCACGAAGTGGACCCTGTTTTCCATCGGGTGGCAGCTGGGGGTGGCCTATGTAGCCTCTCTGCTGGTCTACCAGGTGGGGAGCCTGTTCCTATAA